One part of the Phoenix dactylifera cultivar Barhee BC4 chromosome 4, palm_55x_up_171113_PBpolish2nd_filt_p, whole genome shotgun sequence genome encodes these proteins:
- the LOC120110553 gene encoding G-type lectin S-receptor-like serine/threonine-protein kinase LECRK3 isoform X2, producing MESPRLPLHLFLPLLPQIILLIIGSTYAQTIISGKISLGSSRTAQTGQTAAWFSPSGDFAFGFRPLETDGNHFLLAIWFDKIESKTVAWYANGNQSVRAGAAVGLATDGKLSLQDHDAKEVWSVRVNSSVAYAAMLDNGNFVLASSDGLVRWQSFDNPSDTILPSQVLGPGKELRSRLMDTEYCGGRFDLIIQSDGNLTFYPIEVISGYKYDPYWSSGTSGNGSQLVFDESGTIYLALTNNTVFMNFSSGRMDSVGDFYQRATLDPDGVFRQYVYPKNTTTSGGGGGWTVVDFQPPDICREITTATGSGACGFNSYCVSGGGDRSVDCECPPGYAFEDQSRKYKGCFPNFAAQICGTNESVTETQFELKEMINVDWPLSAYEHSSPIDEERCKRKCLRDCNCAVAVYQDDGGNCWKKRLPLSNGKMGSYVDRKAFIKVAKVSKDSIKDDSSKRKPVIAVLIPLVLGGLLLLCLGLLVWKKIRNRISHDFHFNENRGKELELPLFNLSMIESATNFFSADNLLGKGGFGPVYKGQLGDGQEIAVKRLSKNSVQGVDEFKNEVVLIAKLQHRNLVRLLGCCIQHEERMLIYEYMPNRSLDTFIFDKTKSAQLGWQERLDIIMGIARGLLYLHQDSRLRIIHRDLKSSNILLDKDMNPKISDFGTARIFKGDQNEENTRRVIGTYGYMPPEYAMEGIFSVKSDVFSFGVIILEILSGKKIRMVYEAESSVNLLGHAWKLWEDGRCLELLDEAMGCSYPTSRVLRCLQVGLLCVQEGRDDRPTMAEVVLMLSNEGVALPQPNRPGFCVGRTLKETSGSSLEQSSSAVIETTTMPECR from the exons ATGGAATCCCCTCGGCTCCCTCTCCACCTGTTCCTGCCTCTCCTTCCCCAAATTATACTGCTAATAATTGGTTCAACGTACGCTCAAACTATAATCTCCGGCAAGATAAGCTTGGGTTCCTCCCGCACCGCTCAGACCGGCCAAACAGCTGCCTGGTTCTCGCCTTCCGGCGACTTCGCCTTCGGATTTCGACCCTTGGAAACCGACGGCAACCACTTCCTGCTCGCCATCTGGTTCGACAAGATAGAAAGCAAAACCGTAGCTTGGTATGCAAATGGAAACCAATCGGTGCGAGCTGGGGCCGCAGTGGGGCTCGCCACTGACGGGAAGCTCTCGCTCCAGGACCATGACGCCAAGGAGGTATGGAGCGTCAGAGTCAACAGTAGCGTTGCATACGCCGCCATGCTCGATAACGGCAACTTCGTATTGGCAAGCAGCGATGGCTTGGTCCGATGGCAAAGCTTCGACAACCCCTCCGACACCATCTTGCCGTCCCAAGTTCTGGGTCCAGGTAAGGAGCTCCGATCCCGACTGATGGACACCGAGTACTGCGGCGGACGCTTCGATCTCATCATCCAAAGCGACGGCAATCTGACGTTCTATCCAATAGAAGTTATATCTGGCTACAAATATGATCCTTACTGGAGTTCCGGAACGAGTGGGAATGGATCGCAGCTTGTCTTCGATGAGTCCGGTACCATCTACTTGGCTCTAACTAACAACACCGTGTTCATGAATTTTTCATCGGGGAGAATGGACTCGGTCGGAGATTTCTACCAGAGGGCAACACTCGACCCCGATGGGGTCTTCAGGCAGTACGTCTACCCAAAGAACACGACAacgagcggcggcggcggcggttggACCGTGGTCGATTTCCAGCCCCCCGACATCTGCCGAGAAATCACAACGGCGACGGGGAGTGGTGCCTGCGGGTTCAACAGCTACTGTGTGTCTGGTGGTGGAGATCGGAGCGTGGATTGCGAGTGCCCACCTGGCTATGCTTTCGAGGATCAAAGCAGGAAGTACAAAGGGTGCTTTCCAAATTTTGCAGCTCAGATCTGTGGAACGAATGAGTCGGTGACAGAGACACAGTTCGAATTGAAAGAGATGATCAATGTCGATTGGCCTTTATCTGCCTACGAGCATTCGTCTCCCATCGATGAAGAGCGATGTAAAAGGAAATGCTTACGTGATTGCAACTGTGCGGTAGCTGTTTACCAGGATGACGGTGGAAATTGTTGGAAGAAGAGGCTCCCTCTCTCCAACGGAAAGATGGGATCCTATGTGGACCGAAAGGCTTTCATCAAAGTAGCCAAAGTATCCAAAG ATTCCATAAAGGATGATTCTAGTAAGAGGAAGCCTGTGATTGCCGTACTCATTCCCTTGGTGCTGGGAGGTCTCCTATTGCTCTGTCTTGGGCTACTTGTGTGGAAGAAGATAAGAAATC GTATATCACATGATTTCCACTTCAATGAAAACAGAGGGAAGGAGCTGGAGTTACCTTTGTTTAATTTGTCCATGATAGAAAGTGCTACTAATTTCTTCTCTGCAGATAATTTACTTGGAAAGGGTGGGTTTGGGCCAGTTTACAAG GGTCAATTGGGAGATGGACAAGAGATTGCTGTCAAGAGACTGTCCAAAAATTCTGTACAAGGCGTGGATGAGTTTAAGAATGAGGTCGTGCTAATAGCCAAACTTCAACACAGAAACCTTGTAAGGCTTCTGGGATGCTGCATTCAACACGAGGAGAGAATGCTGATCTATGAGTACATGCCAAACAGGAGCTTGGACACCTTCATATTTG ATAAAACAAAAAGTGCACAGTTGGGTTGGCAAGAGCGTCTTGATATCATCATGGGAATTGCTCGAGGACTTctttatcttcatcaagattcaAGGTTAAGAATAATTCACAGGGACCTTAAATCTAGCAACATTTTGCTTGACAAGGACATGAatccaaaaatttcagacttCGGCACAGCAAGAATTTTCAAAGGAGACCAAAATGAAGAAAACACAAGGAGAGTGATTGGGACATA TGGATATATGCCACCAGAGTATGCAATGGAAGGCATCTTCTCAGTGAAATCTGATGTATTCAGCTTTGGTGTTATAATATTGGAGATCTTAAGTGGAAAGAAAATTAGAATGGTGTATGAAGCTGAATCTTCTGTGAACCTTCTAGGACAT GCATGGAAACTATGGGAGGATGGTAGATGCTTGGAGCTACTTGATGAAGCAATGGGATGTTCTTATCCTACATCTAGAGTATTGCGATGTTTGCAAGTTGGTCTCTTATGTGTTCAGGAAGGGAGAGACGATAGGCCAACTATGGCAGAAGTGGTTTTGATGTTAAGCAATGAAGGTGTGGCACTACCCCAGCCTAACCGGCCTGGTTTCTGTGTAGGAAGGACTCTTAAAGAAACAAGCGGGTCTTCCCTGGAACAAAGTTCATCTGCAGTAATTGAGACTACTACAATGCCAGAATGTCGATGA
- the LOC120110553 gene encoding G-type lectin S-receptor-like serine/threonine-protein kinase LECRK3 isoform X1 yields the protein MESPRLPLHLFLPLLPQIILLIIGSTYAQTIISGKISLGSSRTAQTGQTAAWFSPSGDFAFGFRPLETDGNHFLLAIWFDKIESKTVAWYANGNQSVRAGAAVGLATDGKLSLQDHDAKEVWSVRVNSSVAYAAMLDNGNFVLASSDGLVRWQSFDNPSDTILPSQVLGPGKELRSRLMDTEYCGGRFDLIIQSDGNLTFYPIEVISGYKYDPYWSSGTSGNGSQLVFDESGTIYLALTNNTVFMNFSSGRMDSVGDFYQRATLDPDGVFRQYVYPKNTTTSGGGGGWTVVDFQPPDICREITTATGSGACGFNSYCVSGGGDRSVDCECPPGYAFEDQSRKYKGCFPNFAAQICGTNESVTETQFELKEMINVDWPLSAYEHSSPIDEERCKRKCLRDCNCAVAVYQDDGGNCWKKRLPLSNGKMGSYVDRKAFIKVAKVSKDSIKDDSSKRKPVIAVLIPLVLGGLLLLCLGLLVWKKIRNRGISHDFHFNENRGKELELPLFNLSMIESATNFFSADNLLGKGGFGPVYKGQLGDGQEIAVKRLSKNSVQGVDEFKNEVVLIAKLQHRNLVRLLGCCIQHEERMLIYEYMPNRSLDTFIFDKTKSAQLGWQERLDIIMGIARGLLYLHQDSRLRIIHRDLKSSNILLDKDMNPKISDFGTARIFKGDQNEENTRRVIGTYGYMPPEYAMEGIFSVKSDVFSFGVIILEILSGKKIRMVYEAESSVNLLGHAWKLWEDGRCLELLDEAMGCSYPTSRVLRCLQVGLLCVQEGRDDRPTMAEVVLMLSNEGVALPQPNRPGFCVGRTLKETSGSSLEQSSSAVIETTTMPECR from the exons ATGGAATCCCCTCGGCTCCCTCTCCACCTGTTCCTGCCTCTCCTTCCCCAAATTATACTGCTAATAATTGGTTCAACGTACGCTCAAACTATAATCTCCGGCAAGATAAGCTTGGGTTCCTCCCGCACCGCTCAGACCGGCCAAACAGCTGCCTGGTTCTCGCCTTCCGGCGACTTCGCCTTCGGATTTCGACCCTTGGAAACCGACGGCAACCACTTCCTGCTCGCCATCTGGTTCGACAAGATAGAAAGCAAAACCGTAGCTTGGTATGCAAATGGAAACCAATCGGTGCGAGCTGGGGCCGCAGTGGGGCTCGCCACTGACGGGAAGCTCTCGCTCCAGGACCATGACGCCAAGGAGGTATGGAGCGTCAGAGTCAACAGTAGCGTTGCATACGCCGCCATGCTCGATAACGGCAACTTCGTATTGGCAAGCAGCGATGGCTTGGTCCGATGGCAAAGCTTCGACAACCCCTCCGACACCATCTTGCCGTCCCAAGTTCTGGGTCCAGGTAAGGAGCTCCGATCCCGACTGATGGACACCGAGTACTGCGGCGGACGCTTCGATCTCATCATCCAAAGCGACGGCAATCTGACGTTCTATCCAATAGAAGTTATATCTGGCTACAAATATGATCCTTACTGGAGTTCCGGAACGAGTGGGAATGGATCGCAGCTTGTCTTCGATGAGTCCGGTACCATCTACTTGGCTCTAACTAACAACACCGTGTTCATGAATTTTTCATCGGGGAGAATGGACTCGGTCGGAGATTTCTACCAGAGGGCAACACTCGACCCCGATGGGGTCTTCAGGCAGTACGTCTACCCAAAGAACACGACAacgagcggcggcggcggcggttggACCGTGGTCGATTTCCAGCCCCCCGACATCTGCCGAGAAATCACAACGGCGACGGGGAGTGGTGCCTGCGGGTTCAACAGCTACTGTGTGTCTGGTGGTGGAGATCGGAGCGTGGATTGCGAGTGCCCACCTGGCTATGCTTTCGAGGATCAAAGCAGGAAGTACAAAGGGTGCTTTCCAAATTTTGCAGCTCAGATCTGTGGAACGAATGAGTCGGTGACAGAGACACAGTTCGAATTGAAAGAGATGATCAATGTCGATTGGCCTTTATCTGCCTACGAGCATTCGTCTCCCATCGATGAAGAGCGATGTAAAAGGAAATGCTTACGTGATTGCAACTGTGCGGTAGCTGTTTACCAGGATGACGGTGGAAATTGTTGGAAGAAGAGGCTCCCTCTCTCCAACGGAAAGATGGGATCCTATGTGGACCGAAAGGCTTTCATCAAAGTAGCCAAAGTATCCAAAG ATTCCATAAAGGATGATTCTAGTAAGAGGAAGCCTGTGATTGCCGTACTCATTCCCTTGGTGCTGGGAGGTCTCCTATTGCTCTGTCTTGGGCTACTTGTGTGGAAGAAGATAAGAAATCGTG GTATATCACATGATTTCCACTTCAATGAAAACAGAGGGAAGGAGCTGGAGTTACCTTTGTTTAATTTGTCCATGATAGAAAGTGCTACTAATTTCTTCTCTGCAGATAATTTACTTGGAAAGGGTGGGTTTGGGCCAGTTTACAAG GGTCAATTGGGAGATGGACAAGAGATTGCTGTCAAGAGACTGTCCAAAAATTCTGTACAAGGCGTGGATGAGTTTAAGAATGAGGTCGTGCTAATAGCCAAACTTCAACACAGAAACCTTGTAAGGCTTCTGGGATGCTGCATTCAACACGAGGAGAGAATGCTGATCTATGAGTACATGCCAAACAGGAGCTTGGACACCTTCATATTTG ATAAAACAAAAAGTGCACAGTTGGGTTGGCAAGAGCGTCTTGATATCATCATGGGAATTGCTCGAGGACTTctttatcttcatcaagattcaAGGTTAAGAATAATTCACAGGGACCTTAAATCTAGCAACATTTTGCTTGACAAGGACATGAatccaaaaatttcagacttCGGCACAGCAAGAATTTTCAAAGGAGACCAAAATGAAGAAAACACAAGGAGAGTGATTGGGACATA TGGATATATGCCACCAGAGTATGCAATGGAAGGCATCTTCTCAGTGAAATCTGATGTATTCAGCTTTGGTGTTATAATATTGGAGATCTTAAGTGGAAAGAAAATTAGAATGGTGTATGAAGCTGAATCTTCTGTGAACCTTCTAGGACAT GCATGGAAACTATGGGAGGATGGTAGATGCTTGGAGCTACTTGATGAAGCAATGGGATGTTCTTATCCTACATCTAGAGTATTGCGATGTTTGCAAGTTGGTCTCTTATGTGTTCAGGAAGGGAGAGACGATAGGCCAACTATGGCAGAAGTGGTTTTGATGTTAAGCAATGAAGGTGTGGCACTACCCCAGCCTAACCGGCCTGGTTTCTGTGTAGGAAGGACTCTTAAAGAAACAAGCGGGTCTTCCCTGGAACAAAGTTCATCTGCAGTAATTGAGACTACTACAATGCCAGAATGTCGATGA